Proteins encoded within one genomic window of Plasmodium cynomolgi strain B DNA, chromosome 11, whole genome shotgun sequence:
- a CDS encoding 3'-5' exonuclease domain containing protein (putative), with amino-acid sequence MQKWGIKLKAKRQHPFCVIRYDGGILPQYLLSRGRSTPEVNRKMSSPFRCDECVILHVYDDCFDGLRNGEKKYLKNAVGNPFMRTNFSLLSSKQRCSHCYSTNNKVYVKGEIYDVLPTLCKSKEIEAIAANLIFFILKFVNLKNAESAEEYKDKIKNVYANLIRCYHKIFTDKGRHGECIFCIFNDEVVKYVSPSLRKNKKNIIQELVLNSLCFFFKNNARLKDKLDPNLMCEIIKYKKFLYILDCLSFDRHLLREAMTARHVDYLFSSFLNDRVHLCQAISLASFFLSDDDGHIGFSSPFKEESAYNCRILLKYILQAQSKNCLFLFLDGLKCDDLKMDVYRWLTSVDEASGFFSDYWGYLAAREYLLRRKEREKGEVKGSPPSEGTLIEGGQDRNYVTWEKKSLHAHRDYYELPEEMKNISMITNVESLNRMIGTIKYSQEKYWKDSIYNDNSMYTSESCGDIITAEDINNHLRGKKKKYYIGIDVEWNRNEKASIISVATVDHIYLIDLLTVDYNYKILIQSFFKWLLENPFVCKLFYNFACDMRILNSFFQGVSILCTYVNVTDLKDPVFLHQQNGVTPDSPDSPDRVISAELFNRNIIETNDIELFKKVTTSSFRDFNGRVKHGDCNHFEGTISVCSGRTTDRVHFKSLSHLCQKFLGKNLNKKLQLSNWSRRPLMESQIHYAATDAYVLIVLERLLIENNYSSTCSSNSSSLSDVFVQKYKCRNCSWE; translated from the exons atgcaaaaatggggcatcAAACTGAAGGCGAAGCGGCAACATCCGTTTTGTGTGATCAGATATGATGGAGGAATTCTACCTCAGTATCTTCTttcaagggggagaagcacccccGAAGTGAACCGCAAGATGAGTTCACCATTTCGCTGCGACGAATGTGTCATACTGCATGTGTATGATGACTGCTTCGACGGGTtaagaaatggagaaaaaaagtacttaaaaaatgcagtgGGGAACCCCTTTATGAGAACCAATTTTAGCCTCCTTTCGAGCAAGCAGCGATGCAGCCATTGTTACTCAACAAACAACAAAGTCTACGTGAAAGGAGAAATATACGATGTGCTTCCCACCCTATGCAAAAGTAAAGAAATCGAAGCCATTGCAGCgaacttaatttttttcattttaaaatttgtgaatCTTAAAAATGCAGAATCAGCAGAGGAGTATAAGGacaagataaaaaatgtgtatgcCAACTTGATCAGGTGTTaccataaaatatttacagaTAAAGGAAGACATGGTGAGtgtattttttgcatttttaacgACGAAGTTGTAAAATATGTTAGCCCTTctttgaggaaaaataaaaaaaatatcatccaGGAACTTGTGCTAAAcagtttatgttttttttttaaaaataatgcaaGACTTAAGGACAAATTAGACCCCAATTTGATGTGCGAAATTAtcaagtataaaaaattcttataCATACTAGATTGCCTATCTTTTGATCGCCACCTGTTGAGGGAAGCCATGACTGCCCGACATGTGGACTATCTATTTAGTAGCTTTTTAAACGACCGAGTGCACCTTTGCCAGGCCATTTCGttagcttccttttttctgtctGATGATGATGGGCATATCGGTTTTAGTTCCCCCTTTAAGGAAGAGAGCGCTTATAACTGCCGGATTTTGCTAAAGTACATACTACAGGCGCAGTCCAAGAAttgcctctttttatttttggatgGTCTCAAATGCGACGATTTGAAGATGGACGTTTATCGGTGGCTGACATCCGTGGACGAAGCATCAG GGTTCTTTTCCGACTACTGGGGATACCTCGCGGCGCGGGAGTACCTACTGCGAAGAAAGGAAAGAGAGAAAGGCGAAGTTAAAGGGAGCCCCCCCAGCGAGGGAACCCTTATTGAAGGAGGTCAAGACCGAAATTACGTTACATGGGAGAAGAAGTCACTCCATGCACACAGGGACTACTATGAGCTGCccgaagaaatgaaaaacataTCAATGATAACTAATGTAGAAAGTCTGAATAGGATGATAGGAACGATAAAGTACAGTCAGGAAAAATACTGGAAGGATAGCATATACAACGATAACAGTATGTACACGTCCGAGTCCTGTGGAGACATAATAACTGCAGAAGATATTAATAACCAtttgagggggaaaaaaaaaaagtattacaTCGGCATCGATGTAGAATGGAACAGAAACGAAAAAGCTAGCATAATTTCAGTGGCAACAGTAGACCATATTTACCTAATCGACCTACTAACTGTGGattataattacaaaattttaattcaatcattttttaagtggcTCCTTGAAAATCCGTTTGTCTGTAAGCTCTTTTATAACTTCGCCTGTGACATGCGTATATTAAATTCATTCTTTCAAGGGGTGTCAATTTTGTGTACCTACGTAAATGTGACAGATCTGAAGGACCCCGTATTTTTGCACCAGCAGAATGGGGTCACTCCAGACAGTCCAGACAGTCCAGACAGGGTGATTTCTGCTGAACTGTTCAATCGAAATATAATTGAGACGAATGATATTgagttatttaaaaaggtgaCAACGAGTAGCTTTCGCGACTTCAACGGTAGGGTGAAACATGGGGACTGTAACCATTTCGAGGGAACGATCAGTGTGTGTTCGGGTCGCACCACTGATAGGGTTCATTTTAAAAGTCTGAGTCATTTATGCCAGAAATTTCTGggcaaaaatttaaataaaaaattgcagttATCCAACTGGAGCAGGAGACCACTAATGGAGAGTCAAATACATTACGCAGCCACCGATGCGTATGTCCTCATCGTGCTGGAACGACTCCTCATTGAGAATAATTATTCCTCCACGTGTTCCTCAAATAGTAGTAGCCTTAGCGATGTGTTTGTTCAGAAATACAAGTGTAGAAATTGTTCCTGGGAGTAG